From Stigmatopora argus isolate UIUO_Sarg chromosome 14, RoL_Sarg_1.0, whole genome shotgun sequence, the proteins below share one genomic window:
- the fam117aa gene encoding protein FAM117A has product MMDNRPSVRRSRVHVKKTTPSCSSEETQSRRSLGGHKRPASWGSAEHLKEVAKLRQQLQKRSRHAAPSAAGCGSSHHALTTGVTQTSPLVPLNRLASRLRRSVEGLNLELEEVFVSEKQEDQHEFLDIPDGHRAPAPVQRCSSGSQSESSPGPLDLSLLSPSQSPCPLDHLLLSPSTSPCPLNPLLLSPTQSPQSSTREFLCPSPPTFFPSYGVDPPALPPRSTSSSPPCLDQSLFFNRQPAEGGEALPMCQDTMFACSSEPLHLQPSCPDLNKVNFTPHGGSAFCPVSLLKPLLPSMDLLFRGLSVSPVTGCPGQVSPTRQLGIGSSL; this is encoded by the exons ATGATGGACAACAGACCGTCTGTTAGAAGATCTAGAGTTCATGTGAAGAAAACG ACACCATCTTGTTCATCAGAAGAGACGCAGAGCAGAAGAAGTTTAGGTGGTCACAAGCGTCCCGCATCATGGGGCAGCGCTGAGCACCTGAAGGAG GTGGCCAAGCTGAGACAACAGCTGCAGAAGCGATCTCGCCATGCTGCTCCCTCCGCGGCGGGATGCGGATCTTCACACCATGCTTTGACGACGGGCGTCACTCAG ACGTCGCCCCTCGTGCCTCTGAATAGGCTGGCTTCTCGGCTACGACGGAGTGTGGAGGGCCTCAACTTGGAGTTGGAGGAGGTGTTTGTATCGGAGAAGCAGGAGGACCAACATGAG TTTTTGGACATCCCAGACGGTCACAGGGCCCCCGCTCCGGTCCAGAGGTGCAGCAGCGGCTCCCAGAGTGAGTCGTCACCCGGGCCATTAGATCTTTCCCTGCTGTCTCCTTCTCAGTCGCCGTGTCCCTTGGATCATCTGCTGCTGTCTCCGTCCACCTCACCTTGCCCTTTAAACCCTTTGCTCTTGTCCCCTACCCAATCGCCAC AGTCTTCTACTCGTGAGTTcctttgtccgtctcctcccaCGTTTTTCCCTTCATATGGAGTGGATCCTCCTGCGTTGCCACCACGTTCGACTTCCTCGTCACCCCCGTGTCTCGACCAAAGCCTTTTTTTCAACCGGCAGCCGGCAGAAGGAGGCGAGGCGCTTCCAATGTGCCAAGATACAAT GTTTGCATGTTCCAGCGAGCCTCTTCATCTTCAGCCTTCCTGTCCCGATCTCAACAAGGTGAACTTCACCCCGCACGGTGGTTCTGCTTTTTGTCCTGTCAGCCTCCTTAAACCACTGCTGCCTTCCATGGATCTTCTCTTCCGTGGTCTGAGCGTCTCCCCCGTGACCGGCTGTCCGGGCCAGGTGTCTCCCACTCGGCAACTGGGCATTGGCTCATCATTGTAA